A genome region from Prochlorococcus marinus CUG1417 includes the following:
- a CDS encoding YciI family protein has product MPVFVKTEIIKKEYLINHDLKQKIINEHIDWIKKLKKEGINIKSGFLVDEFKRPGDGGLLMLEMNNYKNALKIIKNDPMIKNDLVEWKLNEWVDSNK; this is encoded by the coding sequence TCTTTGTAAAAACTGAAATTATAAAAAAAGAATACTTAATTAATCATGATTTAAAACAAAAAATAATTAACGAACATATTGATTGGATAAAAAAATTAAAAAAAGAGGGAATTAATATAAAAAGTGGTTTTTTAGTAGATGAGTTCAAGAGGCCAGGTGACGGGGGATTACTCATGCTTGAGATGAATAATTATAAAAATGCACTAAAAATAATTAAGAATGATCCAATGATTAAAAATGATCTTGTTGAATGGAAATTAAATGAGTGGGTAGATTCAAATAAATGA
- the lipA gene encoding lipoyl synthase codes for MTNNSNSLISKPDWLRVKAPQFERIGNTANLLNDLNLNTVCQEASCPNIGECFASGTATFLIMGPGCTRACPYCDIDFDRSKRELDPTEPLRLAEAVYRMQLKHVVITSVNRDDLEDGGASQFFECVYQVRKKSPETTIELLIPDLCGNWKALEKVLDSNPNVLNHNIETVSSLYKKVRPQGKYERTLELLKRTREYSPKVYTKSGFMLGLGEKDEEILSLLKDLKSNFVDIVTIGQYLSPGPNHLPVQRFVSPSKFNYYKLFGEKELNFMQVVSSPLTRSSYHAEEIQKLMKKYPR; via the coding sequence TTGACTAATAATTCCAATAGTTTAATTTCAAAACCTGATTGGTTAAGAGTAAAAGCTCCGCAATTTGAGAGAATTGGAAATACTGCAAATTTGTTAAATGATTTAAATCTTAATACTGTATGTCAAGAAGCAAGTTGTCCAAATATTGGTGAATGTTTTGCAAGTGGAACTGCCACTTTCCTCATAATGGGTCCTGGCTGTACAAGGGCATGCCCATATTGCGATATTGATTTTGACAGATCTAAAAGAGAATTAGATCCAACAGAACCACTTCGTTTAGCCGAAGCGGTTTATAGAATGCAACTTAAACATGTTGTTATCACATCAGTTAATAGAGACGATCTTGAGGATGGTGGTGCATCTCAATTTTTTGAATGTGTATATCAAGTACGAAAAAAATCTCCTGAAACTACTATTGAGCTCTTAATACCTGATCTTTGTGGTAACTGGAAAGCGCTTGAAAAAGTTCTTGATTCAAATCCAAACGTTTTAAATCATAATATTGAGACTGTGTCTTCTCTATATAAAAAAGTAAGACCTCAGGGTAAATATGAGAGAACTCTTGAGTTGCTTAAAAGGACCAGAGAATATTCTCCTAAAGTTTATACAAAGTCAGGCTTTATGCTTGGTTTAGGGGAAAAAGATGAGGAGATCTTAAGTCTTCTTAAGGATTTAAAAAGTAATTTCGTTGATATTGTTACTATTGGCCAATACTTATCTCCTGGCCCTAATCATTTACCTGTTCAAAGATTTGTAAGTCCCTCAAAATTTAATTATTATAAACTTTTCGGAGAAAAAGAATTGAACTTTATGCAAGTAGTTAGTTCTCCTTTGACTCGTAGCAGTTACCATGCTGAAGAAATTCAAAAACTTATGAAAAAGTATCCTAGATAG
- a CDS encoding recombinase family protein, whose product MTFKFKRKRILLSEKNKSSRAIGYARATNNEFENLEEQIKNLKEEGCSLVFSEFISLDAEVKPQLNKAINFLNKGDQLIITQLDRAFKNKRECLMTINKLINKDIKLRTLTGFFAANESPKENSSIFKILYELDNLEDKSLGEIKREQLLRRKLSGNNMGGRPKISPLKESLVIRLRNEGYSYRSIRSQTGIALSTIRRVILEGELT is encoded by the coding sequence TTGACTTTTAAATTTAAAAGAAAACGTATTTTACTATCTGAAAAGAATAAAAGCTCTAGAGCAATAGGTTATGCTAGAGCTACTAATAATGAATTTGAAAATTTAGAAGAGCAAATAAAAAATTTAAAGGAAGAAGGTTGCAGTTTAGTTTTCTCTGAATTTATAAGTTTAGATGCAGAAGTCAAACCCCAACTCAATAAAGCTATAAATTTCTTAAATAAAGGTGATCAATTAATAATAACTCAGCTTGATCGAGCATTTAAAAATAAAAGAGAATGTTTGATGACAATAAATAAACTTATTAATAAGGATATTAAATTGCGAACTTTGACTGGTTTTTTTGCGGCTAATGAATCCCCCAAAGAAAATTCTTCAATTTTTAAAATTTTATATGAATTAGATAATCTAGAAGACAAAAGTTTAGGTGAAATAAAAAGAGAACAACTTTTACGCAGAAAATTATCTGGAAATAATATGGGAGGAAGGCCTAAAATCAGTCCTTTAAAAGAATCTTTAGTAATCAGATTGCGTAATGAGGGATATTCATATAGATCAATCAGATCACAAACAGGAATTGCACTTTCAACAATAAGAAGAGTGATTTTAGAAGGAGAATTAACGTAA
- a CDS encoding serine hydrolase translates to MSFYYLSKEMSLALNDILGRACSYNKDFLREDISITWINYKSENKRVFKGFGTGINNKKMVYPASIVKLVYGLAAFYWIKKGSLLLSDEIIDAVRKMLSFSSNNATSFLIDLLTGTTSGPCIEGELWENWKYQRSIINDWINDLNWEELVGINCCQKTWDDGPFGREKEFYGDHNTNRNAMNSDSAARVLEEIMIHIDYQENDLNLRSFLKRNLNKFVLKNDSLNQIDGFLGAGLPESINLWSKAGLMSEVRHDSAWWVNSQSLQTLLVVFCNGEEYSNDTSFLPLIAKEVYEFNKTYIIED, encoded by the coding sequence ATGTCCTTTTATTATTTAAGTAAAGAAATGAGTCTAGCCTTAAATGATATTTTAGGGAGAGCATGCTCTTATAACAAAGATTTTTTAAGAGAAGATATTTCGATAACTTGGATTAATTATAAAAGTGAAAATAAACGTGTATTTAAAGGTTTTGGAACTGGTATTAATAATAAAAAAATGGTTTATCCCGCTAGCATAGTCAAGTTGGTTTATGGCCTCGCTGCATTTTATTGGATCAAAAAAGGAAGTTTATTATTATCAGATGAAATTATTGATGCTGTAAGGAAAATGTTGTCTTTCTCCAGTAATAATGCAACAAGCTTTTTAATTGATTTACTTACTGGAACAACAAGTGGACCTTGTATTGAAGGCGAACTATGGGAAAATTGGAAATACCAAAGAAGTATAATAAATGATTGGATAAATGATTTAAATTGGGAAGAATTAGTTGGTATAAATTGCTGTCAGAAGACTTGGGATGATGGACCATTTGGTCGTGAAAAAGAATTTTATGGAGATCATAATACAAATAGAAACGCTATGAATTCTGATTCAGCCGCACGGGTTTTGGAGGAAATTATGATTCATATAGATTATCAAGAAAATGATTTAAATTTGCGAAGTTTTTTAAAAAGAAATTTAAATAAATTTGTTCTTAAAAACGATTCACTTAATCAAATAGATGGTTTTTTGGGCGCAGGATTACCAGAAAGCATTAATCTTTGGAGTAAAGCAGGCTTAATGTCCGAAGTTAGACATGATTCTGCTTGGTGGGTTAATAGTCAATCTCTACAAACTTTATTAGTCGTTTTTTGTAATGGTGAAGAATATTCCAACGATACTTCCTTCTTACCATTAATAGCAAAGGAAGTATATGAATTTAATAAGACATATATTATTGAAGACTAA
- a CDS encoding C40 family peptidase produces MESYKNPISLFKQTNFSKTIWWKLKVNISGYQNETEDKLVTEIFKNRIFRLIYPNIYQNNYKISRILVQLYEDGYVCWINLDGLIIDKYELGKTENSIKEHFFIKDKVNSILKWIKDQSDLNNEYLWGGTLGPNFDCSGLIQTAFLKHQVQIPRDSFQIKSFCKHLFYYKESYAALLPGDLLFFGNKEKCDHIGIYKGDGLYYHCSGKDFGRNGIGLDTLKKSNDRISLYYKSKLISAGRVVRNYRWDRTIR; encoded by the coding sequence ATGGAAAGTTATAAAAATCCTATCTCACTATTTAAACAAACTAATTTTTCAAAAACTATTTGGTGGAAATTAAAAGTTAATATTTCTGGATATCAAAATGAAACAGAAGATAAATTAGTTACTGAAATATTTAAAAATAGAATTTTTAGGCTTATTTATCCAAATATTTATCAAAACAATTATAAAATCTCAAGAATTCTAGTTCAACTATATGAAGATGGTTACGTCTGTTGGATAAATTTAGATGGATTAATTATTGATAAATACGAATTAGGAAAAACTGAGAATTCAATAAAAGAACACTTCTTTATCAAAGATAAAGTTAACTCAATTTTAAAATGGATCAAGGATCAATCTGATTTAAATAATGAATATCTTTGGGGAGGCACATTAGGACCCAATTTTGATTGTTCAGGATTAATTCAGACCGCTTTTTTAAAGCATCAAGTTCAGATACCTCGAGACTCTTTTCAAATAAAAAGTTTTTGTAAACACCTTTTTTATTACAAAGAGTCTTATGCGGCTCTCCTACCTGGGGATCTTTTATTTTTTGGAAATAAAGAAAAATGTGATCATATTGGAATCTACAAGGGAGACGGATTGTATTACCATTGCTCTGGAAAGGATTTTGGCAGAAATGGAATAGGATTAGATACCCTCAAAAAATCTAATGACAGAATCTCATTGTACTATAAATCCAAACTAATCTCGGCAGGAAGAGTAGTTAGAAATTATAGATGGGACAGAACTATACGTTAA
- a CDS encoding photosystem I reaction center protein subunit XI translates to MSDFQKSFSESTSSIKFDEKYIDTSVQPNDIGVAEQWAVKTVADPCVGNLATPVNSGYFTKAFINNLPFYREGISPNFRGLETGAAFGYLLYGPFTMTGPLRNSEFALTAGLLATIGAVHILTALFVLYNAPGKAPNVQPADATVINPPKDLFTRAGWADFTSGFWLGGCGGAVFAWLLVGTLHLDTIMPIIKNIWTAG, encoded by the coding sequence ATGAGCGACTTTCAAAAATCATTCTCAGAATCAACAAGTTCTATTAAGTTTGATGAGAAATACATAGATACTTCTGTACAACCAAATGATATTGGTGTAGCAGAACAATGGGCAGTAAAAACAGTTGCTGATCCTTGTGTTGGTAATTTAGCTACTCCAGTTAATAGTGGTTATTTTACAAAAGCCTTCATAAATAATTTACCTTTTTACAGAGAAGGTATTTCCCCTAATTTTAGAGGTTTAGAAACTGGAGCAGCTTTTGGGTATCTTCTATACGGACCTTTCACAATGACTGGCCCATTAAGAAATTCTGAATTTGCTCTAACAGCTGGACTTCTCGCTACTATTGGAGCGGTTCATATTTTGACAGCACTTTTTGTTCTATACAACGCACCTGGTAAAGCACCTAATGTTCAACCTGCAGATGCGACTGTTATTAATCCGCCAAAGGACCTATTTACAAGAGCTGGATGGGCTGACTTTACAAGTGGATTTTGGTTAGGGGGATGTGGAGGAGCTGTTTTTGCTTGGTTACTTGTTGGGACATTACACTTAGATACCATAATGCCAATCATTAAAAATATTTGGACTGCTGGTTAA
- a CDS encoding photosystem I reaction center subunit VIII gives MPSDLPSLLPSIFVPLIGIAMPAVFIVLIGRLITATE, from the coding sequence ATGCCATCTGATTTACCAAGTCTTTTACCTTCAATTTTTGTTCCATTAATTGGTATAGCAATGCCTGCTGTTTTTATCGTATTGATTGGAAGATTAATTACAGCAACTGAATAA
- a CDS encoding glycosyltransferase family 2 protein: MSDIKQLISIVIPVFNESESIGLLLDEVINVMSFHKLNFELIVVNDGSKDNTHQVLKQQTSKIKELSVINLRKNYGQTAAMSAGFDNSKGDIIITLDGDLQNDPNDIPTLITEINNGYDLICGWRFDRKDKLINRKIPSKIANKLIAQVTGLKLHDYGCSLKAFKREIIDDIKLYGELHRFLPVLANIEGARIKEIKVNHRSRQYGSSKYGIDRTFRVLMDLLTVWFMTKFLTRPMYGFGFVGIISILISLAMSSYLIVLKIMGEDIGNRPLLMFSLILGIAGVQLFSFGLLSELLIRTYHESQNRPIYRIRSIISINQN; encoded by the coding sequence ATGTCAGATATAAAACAATTAATTTCTATTGTCATACCTGTTTTTAATGAAAGTGAGAGTATTGGTTTGTTATTGGATGAAGTTATAAATGTAATGTCATTTCATAAATTAAATTTTGAATTGATTGTTGTAAACGATGGTTCCAAAGATAATACTCATCAAGTATTAAAACAACAAACTTCCAAAATTAAAGAATTGTCAGTAATTAACCTTCGTAAAAATTACGGGCAAACTGCAGCAATGTCAGCTGGCTTTGATAATTCTAAAGGAGATATCATCATTACTTTGGACGGAGATTTACAGAATGATCCAAACGATATTCCTACATTAATTACAGAAATTAATAATGGCTATGATTTGATTTGTGGATGGAGGTTTGATAGAAAAGATAAATTAATAAATAGAAAAATACCATCAAAAATAGCGAATAAATTAATAGCTCAAGTAACAGGTTTGAAGTTGCATGATTATGGATGCTCATTAAAAGCTTTCAAGAGAGAAATAATAGATGACATCAAGCTGTATGGAGAACTTCACAGGTTTCTGCCCGTTTTAGCGAATATTGAAGGTGCAAGAATTAAAGAAATTAAAGTCAATCATAGAAGCAGGCAATATGGATCTAGTAAATATGGAATAGATAGAACTTTTAGAGTTTTAATGGATTTACTAACTGTTTGGTTTATGACTAAATTTTTAACAAGACCAATGTATGGATTTGGCTTTGTTGGAATTATAAGTATTTTGATTAGCCTAGCAATGAGTTCTTATTTGATAGTTTTAAAAATAATGGGTGAGGATATTGGAAATCGTCCCTTGCTAATGTTCTCATTAATATTAGGAATTGCTGGGGTTCAATTATTCAGCTTTGGATTATTAAGCGAACTTTTAATTAGGACATATCATGAAAGTCAAAATCGTCCAATTTACAGAATTAGGTCAATAATTAGTATTAATCAAAATTGA
- the psaB gene encoding photosystem I core protein PsaB encodes MATKFPSFNQGLAQDPTTRRIWYGIATAHDFESHDGMTEEKLYQKLFSTHFGHLAIIALWVAGNLFHIAWQGNFEQFVLDPTHVRPIAHAIWDPHFGSGITEAMTQAGASGPVNIAYSGLYHWWYTIGMRTNEQLFQASIFMSILACWTLFAGWLHLQPKFRPSLAWFKNAESRLNHHLAVLFGFSSIAWTGHLVHVAIPESRGQHVGWDNWLTVLPHPAGLAPFFTLNWGAYAQNPDSLDQVFGTAEGAGTAIFTFLGGLHPQSEALWLTDIAHHHIAIGTVFVIAGHMYRNTFGIGHSLKEITEAHNTRHPNDPHKGSFGINHDGIYETVNNSLHFQLGLALASLGVATSLVAQHMGALPSYAFIARDYTTQSALYSHHQYIAMFLMVGAFAHGAIFFVRDYDPELNKDNVLARVLGTKEALISHLSWVTMLLGFHTLGIYVHNDVVVAFGNPEKQILIEPVFAQFVQAAQGKMMYGFNALLSDPTSSASLAANSLPGNHYWMDLINRQDALSAFLPIGPADFLVHHAIALGLHTTALILIKGALDARGTKLIPDKKDLGYAFPCDGPGRGGTCDSSSWDAMYLAMFWALNLIAWVTFYWHWKHLAIWQGNVAQFNESGTYLMGWFRDYLWLNSAQLINGYNPFGVNSLSPWAWMFLFGHLVWATGFMFLISWRGYWQELIETLVWAHQRTPIANLVGWRDKPVALSIVQARLVGLAHFTIGNILTFGAFVIASTSGKFG; translated from the coding sequence ATGGCAACAAAATTTCCATCATTTAACCAGGGTCTAGCTCAGGACCCCACAACCCGAAGAATATGGTACGGAATAGCTACCGCTCATGACTTTGAAAGTCATGATGGTATGACCGAAGAAAAACTTTATCAGAAGTTGTTCTCTACTCATTTCGGGCATCTAGCAATAATCGCTCTCTGGGTGGCTGGTAACTTATTTCATATTGCTTGGCAGGGTAACTTTGAGCAATTTGTACTTGACCCAACTCATGTCCGACCTATCGCTCATGCTATTTGGGATCCTCATTTTGGATCTGGTATCACAGAAGCGATGACACAAGCTGGAGCAAGCGGTCCAGTAAACATCGCTTATTCAGGTCTCTATCATTGGTGGTACACAATTGGAATGAGAACTAATGAGCAACTCTTTCAAGCTTCAATATTCATGAGTATTTTGGCTTGTTGGACTCTATTTGCAGGTTGGCTACACTTACAGCCAAAATTCCGACCTTCCCTAGCATGGTTTAAAAATGCAGAGTCAAGATTAAATCATCATTTGGCTGTCTTATTCGGTTTTAGCAGTATCGCTTGGACAGGTCATTTGGTTCATGTTGCTATACCTGAATCAAGAGGACAGCATGTAGGTTGGGATAACTGGTTAACAGTGCTTCCACACCCTGCAGGATTAGCTCCTTTCTTTACTTTAAATTGGGGAGCTTATGCGCAAAATCCTGATTCTCTAGATCAAGTATTTGGAACAGCTGAAGGAGCTGGAACAGCAATCTTTACTTTCTTAGGTGGTCTTCATCCTCAAAGTGAAGCTTTATGGCTTACAGATATTGCGCACCACCACATTGCGATTGGAACAGTTTTTGTAATTGCTGGTCATATGTATAGAAATACTTTTGGTATTGGTCATAGCCTCAAAGAAATTACAGAAGCTCATAATACAAGACATCCTAATGACCCTCATAAAGGGAGTTTCGGAATTAACCATGACGGAATATACGAAACTGTAAATAATTCATTACATTTCCAACTTGGACTAGCATTAGCATCACTTGGTGTAGCTACTTCTCTTGTAGCGCAACATATGGGTGCTCTTCCCTCTTACGCTTTTATTGCGAGGGATTACACTACACAATCTGCTTTATATAGTCATCATCAGTACATAGCAATGTTCTTGATGGTTGGTGCATTCGCACATGGAGCTATTTTCTTTGTAAGAGATTACGATCCAGAATTAAATAAAGATAATGTATTAGCAAGAGTTCTTGGAACAAAGGAAGCTTTGATTAGTCACCTTAGTTGGGTAACAATGTTGCTTGGATTCCATACTCTTGGAATTTATGTTCATAACGATGTTGTTGTAGCTTTTGGTAATCCTGAAAAGCAAATTCTAATTGAGCCAGTATTTGCTCAATTTGTTCAAGCTGCTCAAGGTAAAATGATGTACGGCTTTAACGCTCTATTATCTGATCCTACAAGCTCAGCAAGTCTCGCTGCTAATTCATTACCAGGTAATCATTACTGGATGGATCTTATTAATAGACAAGATGCATTAAGTGCTTTTTTACCTATTGGTCCTGCAGATTTCTTAGTTCACCATGCTATCGCTTTAGGTCTTCATACAACCGCTTTAATCCTTATCAAAGGTGCACTTGATGCTAGAGGAACAAAATTAATTCCTGACAAGAAAGATTTAGGTTATGCATTCCCTTGTGATGGACCTGGACGTGGAGGTACTTGTGATAGTTCTTCTTGGGACGCTATGTACTTAGCTATGTTCTGGGCATTAAATTTAATCGCATGGGTAACTTTCTACTGGCATTGGAAACACCTAGCGATATGGCAAGGTAATGTAGCACAATTTAATGAATCTGGAACTTATCTTATGGGTTGGTTCAGAGATTATCTATGGTTAAACTCTGCTCAGCTTATTAATGGATATAACCCATTTGGAGTTAACTCTTTATCTCCTTGGGCTTGGATGTTCCTATTCGGTCACTTAGTTTGGGCTACTGGTTTCATGTTCCTAATATCATGGCGAGGTTACTGGCAAGAATTAATCGAAACTTTAGTTTGGGCACATCAGCGTACTCCAATTGCTAACCTTGTTGGTTGGAGAGATAAGCCAGTTGCTCTCTCAATTGTTCAAGCCAGATTAGTTGGATTAGCACATTTCACGATCGGAAACATTCTTACATTTGGTGCATTTGTTATTGCATCAACTTCAGGTAAATTTGGCTAA
- the psaA gene encoding photosystem I core protein PsaA: MTISPPESGEKNKKVLEDPVKADPRPIDFAKLDKPGFWSSKLSKGPKTTTWIWNLHADAHDFDVHTGDAEEATRKIFSAHFGHLAVIFIWMSAAFFHGARFSNYSGWLADPTHVKPGAQQVWAIVGQEMLNADLGANYNGIQISSGIFHMWRAWGITNESELMALAIGAVVMAALMLHAGIFHYHKAAPKMEWFQNIESMLNHHIAGLVGLGSLAWAGHCIHIGAPTAALLDAIDAGSPLVINGKEIATIADIPMPHQLCDPQIISQIFPGLASGTGNFFSLNWLAFSDFLTFKGGLNPVTGSLWMTDVSHHHLAFGVIAIIGGHMYRTNYGIGHSMKEILDSQQGDPILFPAPKGHQGLFEFMAESRHAQLSVNLAMLGSISILVSHHMYAMPPYPYIATDYMTVLGLFTHHMWIGGLFIVGAGAHAGIAMVRDYDPAKHIDNVLDRILKARDALISHLNWVCMWLGFHSFGLYIHNDTMRALGRPQDMFSDSAIQLQPIFAQWVQSIQASAVGTSLLAGTAEALPHKALSEVFNGSLVEVGGKVAIAPIPLGTADLMIHHIHAFQIHVTVLILLKGVLYARSSRLIPDKASLGFRFPCDGPGRGGTCQVSSWDHVFLALFWMYNCLSIVIFHFSWKMQSDVWGLTGGNFAQSSITINGWLRDFLWAQASQVLTSYGQSISMYGLMFLGAHFIWAFSLMFLFSGRGYWQELFESIVWAHNKLKVAPTIQPRALSITQGRAVGVTHFLVGGIATTWAFFHARLFGLG; encoded by the coding sequence ATGACCATCAGCCCACCAGAAAGTGGAGAAAAAAACAAAAAAGTTTTGGAGGATCCTGTCAAGGCCGATCCAAGACCTATTGATTTTGCCAAATTAGATAAGCCAGGTTTCTGGTCAAGTAAATTATCTAAAGGTCCAAAAACTACAACTTGGATCTGGAATTTGCATGCAGATGCACATGATTTCGATGTGCATACAGGCGATGCTGAAGAAGCGACAAGAAAAATCTTTTCAGCTCATTTTGGACATCTTGCAGTCATCTTTATATGGATGAGTGCTGCATTTTTCCATGGAGCAAGATTTTCTAATTATTCAGGTTGGTTAGCTGACCCAACTCATGTCAAACCTGGAGCTCAGCAAGTATGGGCAATCGTTGGTCAAGAAATGCTTAATGCTGATCTTGGAGCTAACTACAACGGTATTCAAATTAGTTCAGGAATATTCCACATGTGGCGAGCATGGGGAATCACTAATGAGAGTGAACTGATGGCTTTAGCAATAGGTGCTGTAGTAATGGCTGCACTTATGCTTCATGCTGGAATTTTTCATTATCACAAAGCAGCTCCTAAAATGGAGTGGTTCCAAAATATTGAGTCTATGCTTAACCACCATATAGCTGGTTTAGTAGGTCTAGGATCTTTAGCATGGGCAGGTCATTGTATTCATATAGGAGCTCCTACTGCAGCTCTCTTAGATGCAATTGATGCAGGCTCTCCTTTAGTTATTAATGGCAAAGAAATAGCAACTATTGCAGATATTCCTATGCCACATCAACTCTGCGATCCACAAATTATTAGTCAGATATTTCCTGGATTAGCAAGTGGTACAGGCAATTTCTTCAGTTTAAATTGGTTAGCTTTCTCAGACTTCCTTACTTTTAAAGGCGGACTTAATCCTGTTACAGGAAGCTTATGGATGACTGATGTTTCACATCATCATTTAGCTTTTGGTGTAATAGCAATAATCGGTGGTCATATGTATAGAACCAATTACGGTATTGGTCATAGTATGAAAGAAATATTAGATTCACAACAAGGAGACCCAATATTATTCCCTGCTCCTAAAGGTCATCAAGGTCTTTTTGAGTTTATGGCAGAAAGTAGACATGCTCAGCTATCAGTAAACCTAGCGATGCTTGGATCAATAAGTATTCTTGTATCTCATCACATGTATGCGATGCCACCATATCCTTATATAGCTACTGACTATATGACAGTACTTGGATTATTTACCCATCACATGTGGATAGGTGGATTATTCATAGTAGGAGCAGGTGCGCATGCGGGAATTGCAATGGTTAGAGATTACGATCCAGCAAAACATATTGATAATGTATTAGACAGAATTCTTAAGGCAAGAGATGCTTTAATCAGTCACTTGAACTGGGTATGTATGTGGCTAGGATTCCATAGTTTTGGACTCTATATTCATAACGATACTATGAGAGCTTTAGGTAGACCTCAAGATATGTTTAGTGATTCTGCAATCCAACTTCAGCCAATCTTTGCTCAATGGGTGCAGAGTATTCAAGCATCTGCTGTTGGCACTTCTCTTCTAGCAGGTACTGCTGAAGCTTTACCTCACAAAGCTTTAAGTGAAGTTTTTAATGGAAGTTTAGTAGAAGTTGGTGGAAAGGTTGCTATAGCGCCAATCCCTTTAGGTACAGCTGATTTAATGATTCATCATATTCATGCTTTCCAAATCCATGTAACTGTTTTGATACTTCTTAAAGGAGTACTTTATGCAAGAAGTTCAAGGTTGATCCCTGATAAAGCTTCTTTAGGATTTAGATTCCCTTGTGATGGTCCTGGAAGAGGTGGTACATGTCAAGTTTCTTCATGGGATCACGTTTTCTTGGCTCTCTTCTGGATGTATAACTGTTTATCAATAGTTATTTTCCACTTCTCTTGGAAAATGCAGAGTGATGTCTGGGGACTCACTGGTGGTAATTTCGCACAAAGTTCAATTACTATCAATGGTTGGCTAAGAGATTTCCTCTGGGCTCAAGCTTCTCAAGTACTAACAAGCTATGGTCAATCAATAAGTATGTACGGTTTGATGTTCTTAGGAGCTCACTTTATATGGGCGTTCAGTTTAATGTTCCTCTTCAGCGGAAGAGGATATTGGCAAGAATTGTTCGAATCAATTGTTTGGGCTCACAATAAATTAAAGGTTGCACCAACTATTCAACCACGAGCTCTTTCTATTACACAGGGACGTGCAGTCGGTGTTACACACTTTCTTGTAGGTGGTATTGCTACCACATGGGCCTTCTTCCACGCTCGCCTTTTCGGTCTGGGCTAA